One Phoenix dactylifera cultivar Barhee BC4 chromosome 14, palm_55x_up_171113_PBpolish2nd_filt_p, whole genome shotgun sequence DNA window includes the following coding sequences:
- the LOC103708103 gene encoding glutaredoxin-C1-like has protein sequence MQYQAAAESWGAYASLGGRMDPLERVERLAAESAVVIFSVSTCCMCHAVKRLFRGMGVSPTVYELDEDPRGKDMERALARLLGAAGGPPAVPVVFIGGKLVGAMDRVMASHINGTLVPLLKEAGALWL, from the coding sequence atgcAGTACCAGGCAGCGGCGGAGTCGTGGGGGGCGTACGCGTCGCTGGGGGGGCGAATGGATCCATTGGAGAGGGTGGAGCGGCTGGCGGCGGAGAGCGCGGTGGTGATCTTTAGCGTGAGCACTTGCTGCATGTGCCACGCCGTGAAGCGGCTCTTCCGCGGCATGGGGGTGAGCCCCACGGTGTACGAGCTCGACGAGGATCCCCGCGGAAAGGACATGGAGCGCGCCCTCGCCCGCCTCCTCGGCGCCGCCGGGGGGCCACCCGCCGTCCCCGTCGTCTTCATCGGCGGCAAGCTCGTCGGGGCCATGGACCGGGTCATGGCCTCGCACATCAATGGCACCCTCGTCCCCCTCCTCAAAGAGGCCGGCGCCCTCTGGCTCTAA
- the LOC103708102 gene encoding regulation of nuclear pre-mRNA domain-containing protein 2 isoform X1, with protein MSGTFNGHILVDKLAKLNNSQQSIETLSHWCIFHRNKARQVVEIWNKQFHCTRWEKQVPFLYLANDILQNSRRKGLEFVTEFWKVLPDALNNVLENGDEFGRNTVLRLVNIWEERKVFGSRGKILKDELLGRNPEGRNRNENFTNYKLQKRRGGDGILEKLISDYEHLYDGPVDEEALFGKCQTAISCVEKVEKEIGSDFKLGSLSGSRVLEELEEQLSMLRECIEQLKALESSRITLVSHLREAIHEQEFKLEQVRNQLKITQSRYEQVGSICQQSLSGNLGKMPPEQRLREASEAPPSYTAEAPSSTGDREQSAPVRYNHQEHFNDKAPRTEEEQQKTAAAAVAAKLVASTSSAQMLSFVLSSLASEGVIGPAAKEDSSSGDRKRPRLENVTSPYIPPHSQPSLPPFPHPDTLYQPTLPQPSSSPLAYPGSTHQPQMLPPTPPMAIPPPATQFMQVAGSMTGVPYSYGSALPPQRPPPFPGFAMINSPPFPGLQNPFQGFQSPEGANLFNHSSVPVTPPQISRP; from the exons ATGAGTGGCACATTTAATGGGCACATTTTAGTTGACAAGCTTGCTAAGCTTAATAATTCACAGCAGAGTATTGAGA CTCTGTCACATTGGTGTATATTTCATAGGAATAAAGCAAGGCAAGTGGTAGAAATATGGAACAAACAATTTCATTGCACGCGATGGGAAAAACAGGTCCCTTTCCTATATCTTGCAAATGATATCTTGCAGAATAGCAGACGAAAGGGTTTGGAATTTGTTACTGAATTTTGGAAGGTTCTCCCGGATGCACTTAACAATGTACTTGAGAATGGAGATGAGTTTGGGAGAAACACTGTACTAAGACTG GTTAACATATGGGAAGAACGTAAAGTTTTTGGTTCTCGGGGAAAAATTCTCAAGGACGAGCTTTTGGGGAGGAACCCGGAGGGTAGAAAtagaaatgaaaattttactaatTACAAGTTG CAGAAACGACGTGGTGGTGATGGTATACTGGAAAAGCTCATTTCAGATTACGAACATTTATATGATGGTCCTGTGGATGAGGAAGCTTTATTTGGAAAATGTCAAACTGCTATTAGTTGTGTTGAAAAGGTGGAGAAGGAAATTGGAAGTGATTTTAAGTTAG GGAGTCTCAGTGGATCTAGAGTCTTAGAGGAGTTAGAAGAGCAGCTCAGCATGCTGAGAGAATGCATAGAACAACTGAAAGCACTTGAATCATCCAGAATAACATTGGTGTCCCATTTAAGAGAGGCAATTCATGAGCAG GAGTTCAAGCTTGAACAAGTCCGTAATCAACTTAAG ATTACTCAATCTCGATACGAGCAAGTAGGCAGCATCTGCCAGCAATCACTAAGTGGCAACCTCGGGAAAATGCCACCTGAGCAGAGGTTGAGGGAAGCATCTGAAGCCCCTCCCAGTTACACCGCAGAAGCTCCATCTAGCACTGGAGATAGAGAGCAATCAGCTCCTGTAAGATACAACCATCAGGAGCATTTCAATGATAAGGCTCCCCGCACCGAAGAAGAGCAGCAGAAAACAGCAGCTGCTGCTgtagcagcaaagttggtggcttCAACCTCCTCTGCCCAGATGCTTAGCTTTGTCCTTTCTTCTCTGGCATCTGAAGGCGTCATTGGTCCAGCTGCGAAGGAAGATTCCTCTTCTGGCGACAGGAAAAGGCCTAGGCTGGAAAATGTTACCTCACCTTACATTCCACCCCATTCTCAGCCTTCCCTTCCGCCATTCCCACATCCTGATACACTTTACCAGCCAACACTGCCCCAGCCATCATCATCACCATTGGCATATCCAGGCTCCACCCATCAGCCTCAAATGCTTCCACCAACGCCGCCGATGGCGATACCACCACCAGCTACACAGTTCATGCAGGTTGCTGGGTCAATGACTGGCGTGCCATATAGCTATGGCTCTGCCCTTCCTCCACAAAGACCGCCTCCTTTTCCAGGATTTGCAATGATAAACTCGCCTCCTTTCCCAGGTTTACAAAATCCATTTCAGGGTTTCCAATCACCAGAGGGTGCCAACCTCTTCAACCATTCCTCAGTTCCTGTGACGCCACCCCAGATATCTAGGCCATAA
- the LOC103708102 gene encoding regulation of nuclear pre-mRNA domain-containing protein 2 isoform X2 yields MSGTFNGHILVDKLAKLNNSQQSIETLSHWCIFHRNKARQVVEIWNKQFHCTRWEKQVPFLYLANDILQNSRRKGLEFVTEFWKVLPDALNNVLENGDEFGRNTVLRLVNIWEERKVFGSRGKILKDELLGRNPEGRNRNENFTNYKLKRRGGDGILEKLISDYEHLYDGPVDEEALFGKCQTAISCVEKVEKEIGSDFKLGSLSGSRVLEELEEQLSMLRECIEQLKALESSRITLVSHLREAIHEQEFKLEQVRNQLKITQSRYEQVGSICQQSLSGNLGKMPPEQRLREASEAPPSYTAEAPSSTGDREQSAPVRYNHQEHFNDKAPRTEEEQQKTAAAAVAAKLVASTSSAQMLSFVLSSLASEGVIGPAAKEDSSSGDRKRPRLENVTSPYIPPHSQPSLPPFPHPDTLYQPTLPQPSSSPLAYPGSTHQPQMLPPTPPMAIPPPATQFMQVAGSMTGVPYSYGSALPPQRPPPFPGFAMINSPPFPGLQNPFQGFQSPEGANLFNHSSVPVTPPQISRP; encoded by the exons ATGAGTGGCACATTTAATGGGCACATTTTAGTTGACAAGCTTGCTAAGCTTAATAATTCACAGCAGAGTATTGAGA CTCTGTCACATTGGTGTATATTTCATAGGAATAAAGCAAGGCAAGTGGTAGAAATATGGAACAAACAATTTCATTGCACGCGATGGGAAAAACAGGTCCCTTTCCTATATCTTGCAAATGATATCTTGCAGAATAGCAGACGAAAGGGTTTGGAATTTGTTACTGAATTTTGGAAGGTTCTCCCGGATGCACTTAACAATGTACTTGAGAATGGAGATGAGTTTGGGAGAAACACTGTACTAAGACTG GTTAACATATGGGAAGAACGTAAAGTTTTTGGTTCTCGGGGAAAAATTCTCAAGGACGAGCTTTTGGGGAGGAACCCGGAGGGTAGAAAtagaaatgaaaattttactaatTACAAGTTG AAACGACGTGGTGGTGATGGTATACTGGAAAAGCTCATTTCAGATTACGAACATTTATATGATGGTCCTGTGGATGAGGAAGCTTTATTTGGAAAATGTCAAACTGCTATTAGTTGTGTTGAAAAGGTGGAGAAGGAAATTGGAAGTGATTTTAAGTTAG GGAGTCTCAGTGGATCTAGAGTCTTAGAGGAGTTAGAAGAGCAGCTCAGCATGCTGAGAGAATGCATAGAACAACTGAAAGCACTTGAATCATCCAGAATAACATTGGTGTCCCATTTAAGAGAGGCAATTCATGAGCAG GAGTTCAAGCTTGAACAAGTCCGTAATCAACTTAAG ATTACTCAATCTCGATACGAGCAAGTAGGCAGCATCTGCCAGCAATCACTAAGTGGCAACCTCGGGAAAATGCCACCTGAGCAGAGGTTGAGGGAAGCATCTGAAGCCCCTCCCAGTTACACCGCAGAAGCTCCATCTAGCACTGGAGATAGAGAGCAATCAGCTCCTGTAAGATACAACCATCAGGAGCATTTCAATGATAAGGCTCCCCGCACCGAAGAAGAGCAGCAGAAAACAGCAGCTGCTGCTgtagcagcaaagttggtggcttCAACCTCCTCTGCCCAGATGCTTAGCTTTGTCCTTTCTTCTCTGGCATCTGAAGGCGTCATTGGTCCAGCTGCGAAGGAAGATTCCTCTTCTGGCGACAGGAAAAGGCCTAGGCTGGAAAATGTTACCTCACCTTACATTCCACCCCATTCTCAGCCTTCCCTTCCGCCATTCCCACATCCTGATACACTTTACCAGCCAACACTGCCCCAGCCATCATCATCACCATTGGCATATCCAGGCTCCACCCATCAGCCTCAAATGCTTCCACCAACGCCGCCGATGGCGATACCACCACCAGCTACACAGTTCATGCAGGTTGCTGGGTCAATGACTGGCGTGCCATATAGCTATGGCTCTGCCCTTCCTCCACAAAGACCGCCTCCTTTTCCAGGATTTGCAATGATAAACTCGCCTCCTTTCCCAGGTTTACAAAATCCATTTCAGGGTTTCCAATCACCAGAGGGTGCCAACCTCTTCAACCATTCCTCAGTTCCTGTGACGCCACCCCAGATATCTAGGCCATAA